ACTTTTCCGGCGGCAGCTTTCAGGACATGACCCGTGTGGCGCGCTTGAATGAAAATATGTGGACGGAGCTGTTTCTGGATAACGGCGATAACCTTGCCAATGAGATTGACAGCCTGATAGCACGCATGCAGGCATACAGCACCGCGATTAAGGCGAAGGATGCGGATACCCTGTGTGAGCTGCTCAGAGAGGGCAGAGAAAAATGTATCGCCATTGATGAAATCAAGGACTTTGATTAAGGTTGTGAAAATAGTATGAGAAAAGTGATTGTCAGTGCGTCTACGGAATATGCGGTTCTGATTGGACGGGGACTGCTTGCACAGCTTGGGACGGAGGTTGCCAAACGCATCCGCCCCTGCAAGGCGGCAGTTATCACAGATACAACAGTAGAAAAGCTTTATGCGGAGCAGGCGGAGCAATCCTTAGCGGCGGCAGGGTTCACCACCTGCCGCTTTTCCTACCCTGCCGGGGAGGGCTCCAAGCATATCGGCACATTGAGCGATATGCTGGAATTTCTGGCAGAGCAGGAAATCACCCGACAGGATATCATTATTGCGCTGGGCGGCGGTGTTGCAGGTGATATGGCAGGCTTCGCGGCGGCGGTTTATCAGAGAGGAATTCGCTTTGTGCAGGTGCCGACCACATTTCTGGCGGCGGTGGATTCCTCTGTCGGCGGCAAAACAGCCATTGACCTTAGGGCAGGCAAAAATATGGCAGGCGCGTTTTATCAGCCGCAGCTGGTGCTCTGCGATGTGGATACCTTAGATACCCTGCCTGAAGAAATTTTCGCGGACGGCATTGCCGAAACGCTGAAATACGGCGTAATCGGGGATGCGAAGCTGTTTGCGGAAACGGCATCGGGTGATTTTAGGGAAAAGCTGGAGGAAATCATTGAAACCTGCGTAAAAATGAAACGGGATATCGTCAATGAGGATGAATTCGATACAGGTCTGCGGCAGCTGCTGAATCTGGGGCATACCTTGGG
This sequence is a window from Anaerotignum faecicola. Protein-coding genes within it:
- the aroB gene encoding 3-dehydroquinate synthase — protein: MRKVIVSASTEYAVLIGRGLLAQLGTEVAKRIRPCKAAVITDTTVEKLYAEQAEQSLAAAGFTTCRFSYPAGEGSKHIGTLSDMLEFLAEQEITRQDIIIALGGGVAGDMAGFAAAVYQRGIRFVQVPTTFLAAVDSSVGGKTAIDLRAGKNMAGAFYQPQLVLCDVDTLDTLPEEIFADGIAETLKYGVIGDAKLFAETASGDFREKLEEIIETCVKMKRDIVNEDEFDTGLRQLLNLGHTLGHSIEKNSNFTLSHGHAVAIGMHLIAKVAERRGLAEKGLAETIRQALLHNNLPTSTSYTAEEIAAGVLKDKKRRGGEISFVLPTKIGHCEIVKIPTEEVLDLVRTALA